The following proteins are co-located in the Dromiciops gliroides isolate mDroGli1 chromosome 2, mDroGli1.pri, whole genome shotgun sequence genome:
- the LOC122740367 gene encoding 60S ribosomal protein L37a-like yields the protein MAKCTKKVGIVGKYGTHYGASLRKMVKKIEISQHAKYTCSFCGKTKMKRQAVGIWHCGSCMKTVAGGAWTYNTTSAVTVKSAIRRLKELKDQ from the coding sequence ATGGCTAAATGCACCAAGAAGGTTGGAATTGTTGGTAAATATGGAACACATTATGGTGCATCCCTcagaaaaatggtgaagaaaattgaaattagccAGCATGCCAAGTATACCTGCTCCTTCTGTGGCAAGACCAAAATGAAGAGACAGGCTGTGGGTATCTGGCATTGTGGATCTTGTATGAAAACAGTTGCTGGTGGTGCATGGACTTACAATACCACCTCTGCAGTTACAGTCAAATCCGccatcagaagactgaaggaatTGAAAGACCAGTAA